The following proteins are encoded in a genomic region of Brachypodium distachyon strain Bd21 chromosome 1, Brachypodium_distachyon_v3.0, whole genome shotgun sequence:
- the LOC100844823 gene encoding cytochrome P450 89A2, producing MELTSSSTWPWPWAMASSLLLLLISTLQLFLSHKKRQGRLPPGPPALLFIAKFLALRRRSALGLGPLLRGLHARYGPVVAVRLLGTTRVFVADIKLAHRVLVKGGATFADRPPLAEPAGLFNSGTRGISNAPYGSYWGLVRRNLAAQALHPSRDACFAPARRHARDALVRDLLGHGRDGAAAVALRPLFRRALFELLLHMTLGVKLGPEMLDEIQELQQHIVRAISGFPFFSFPAITKRLFRQRWARYVALRRRQEEIFLPLIHARRDDRATDEEDPPCYADSLLSLRISAEGGRPLTDAEVVSLCSEFLNGAADTTLTAVEWIMAELVNHPDMQSKVYEEVNRADRLELDDDQSMPYLKAVVLEGLRLHPPTNILIPHAAYGDGAEIDGYAVPKGTEVHFLVSNFGRDETVWTAAMEFRPERFLDGGEGHGVDVTGTREIKMIPFGAGRRMCPAYRLGMLHVEYFVGSLVRELEWLPAAEGEVVDMAEELDFTTVMKHPLRARVVPRTT from the coding sequence ATGGAGCTcacgagcagcagcacctggccatggccatgggcaATGGCCTCCTccctactactactactcatCAGTACCCTGCAGCTCTTCTTGTCCCACAAGAAACGGCAGGGGCGGCTGCCTCCAGGCCCCCCGGCGCTCCTCTTCATCGCCAAATTCCTAGCGCTCCGGCGCCGGTCGGCCCTTGGGCTGGGCCCGCTTCTCCGGGGCCTCCACGCGCGCTACGGCCCAGTCGTCGCCGTCCGCCTCCTGGGCACGACGCGGGTCTTCGTCGCTGACATCAAGCTGGCGCACCGCGTCCTCGTCAAGGGCGGCGCCACCTTCGCCGAccgcccgccgctcgccgagCCCGCGGGGCTCTTCAACTCGGGCACCCGCGGCATCAGCAACGCGCCCTACGGCTCCTACTGGGGCCTCGTCCGCCGCAACCTCGCCGCCCAGGCTCTGCACCCGTCCCGCGACGCGTGTTTCGCGCCTGCGAGACGGCATGCGCGTGACGCCCTTGTCCGCGACCTGCTTGGCCATGGCCGggatggggcggcggcggttgcgctGAGGCCGCTCTTCCGGCGCGCATTGTTCGAGCTTCTATTGCACATGACCCTTGGTGTGAAGCTCGGCCCGGAGATGCTCGACGAGATCCaggagctgcagcagcacaTCGTTCGAGCCATCTCCggcttccccttcttctccttcccggCCATCACCAAGAGGCTCTTCCGGCAGCGGTGGGCCCGGTATGTGGCCCTGCGCCGGAGACAGGAGGAAATCTTCCTCCCGCTGATCCACGCCAGGCGAGACGACCGTGCCACCGACGAGGAGGACCCACCGTGCTACGCCGACTCCCTACTCTCCCTACGTATATCCGCGGAAGGCGGTCGCCCGCTCACGGACGCTGAGGTGGTCAGCCTCTGCTCCGAGTTCTTGAATGGCGCGGCGGACACCACGCTCACCGCCGTGGAGTGGATCATGGCGGAGCTGGTCAACCACCCCGACATGCAATCAAAGGTCTACGAGGAGGTCAACAGAGCGGATCGGCTAGAGCTCGACGATGACCAGTCCATGCCGTACCTCAAGGCCGTAGTTCTTGAGGGCTTGCGGCTTCACCCGCCGACAAACATCCTAATCCCGCACGCCGCTTATGGAGATGGAGCGGAGATCGACGGCTATGCGGTACCCAAGGGCACCGAAGTCCATTTCCTGGTCTCCAACTTTGGGCGCGACGAGACGGTTTggacggcggcgatggagtTCCGGCCGGAAAGGTTCCTGGACGGTGGCGAGGGCCACGGCGTGGACGTCACCGGGACCAGGGAGATCAAAATGATACCTTTTGGCGCCGGCCGCAGGATGTGCCCTGCGTACAGGCTGGGCATGCTGCATGTGGAGTACTTTGTCGGCAGTCTTGTCAGAGAGCTGGAGTGGCTGCCGGCAGCCGAGGGGGAGGTGGTGGACATGGCCGAGGAGCTGGATTTCACGACCGTCATGAAGCATCCGCTCCGTGCTCGCGTCGTCCCAAGGACTACTTGA